The Marinifilum sp. JC120 genome segment GGGAACTCAGGGCTATGGCCGGGAGCATGCGCGGGATGTATGTTACTGCCATCATGCCGAAGAGGGTGAAAAGTATTGTCTGCTGGTCCATTATTTATTCCCCCATTTTACTGCCGCGCCGAGAGTTGCGCCGATCAGGGTGGCGATGATTACATTCCACTGGCCTGCTCCGCCAAGGGCCAGTGCGGTTGATAACAGTCCGGTGATGAGTCCGACTATTACGTGGCTTTTATCTTTGATCTGGAAAATGAGCAGGGCGATAAACATGGCCGGGAGCGCGTAATCAAGGCCCATAGGCTTAACGTCATTGATGAGTGTGCTGGAGAATATGCCCAGTACGGTCCCGCCCACCCATGCTGCTTGAGCTATGGAGTTGATAAGAAAGGTCTCGCCTTTATGCATATCTCCTGAAGAAAATCTTGTAGAGTGTACAGCGAATGTTTCATCAGTGAGCTGGAATCCGAATAGTGCGATTTCAAGTTTCGACCATTTTTTAAGATACGGAGATAATGCTGCCGACATGAGCAGATGGCGCAGATTGACTATAAATGTAGTGATGATGATTGATACGGCG includes the following:
- a CDS encoding branched-chain amino acid ABC transporter permease, whose translation is MESVMNSQKIKQSSILMSAFKQALPIVLGFLPVGFAYGVLARKAGISIDNTVLMSLLVFAGSAQFIAVGLLASGASAVSIIITTFIVNLRHLLMSAALSPYLKKWSKLEIALFGFQLTDETFAVHSTRFSSGDMHKGETFLINSIAQAAWVGGTVLGIFSSTLINDVKPMGLDYALPAMFIALLIFQIKDKSHVIVGLITGLLSTALALGGAGQWNVIIATLIGATLGAAVKWGNK